From Puniceicoccales bacterium:
AGCGTTTAAAAAATATGAGCCCAGGCGCGAAGTTACAATTTGCCGATTCTCAAAATAGTTCTAATATGTTGTATTGGAGCAAGATAGGTGTTCCTGACCCTTTCATTGCATTCGAAATCGAGGGTAAAAGAACCGCGGTGGTTAATCCACTGGAACTGGAAAATATGAGGCAAAATTCATCCTTCGATGAAATAATAAATATCGATGATATTTTAGGGTTAGGCAAAAATTGTGACCCGGCAAAAGTGATAAAAACCATCGGTGTCAGGTACGATGTGTCCAGTTGGTCTGTGCCCTATAATTTTCCGGTCGGCCTTTGGAAAAAACTCGAGGCCGAGGGTGTTAATCTGTCCATCTGTACCCGGGAGTGTTTCATCGAAGAACGTACTATAAAATCTTCCGCAGAAATCGATTACATAAAAGAAGCCTGTGAAATAACGGCCGAAGGGTTGGCATTGGCCCAATCGATCATCGCCGACTCAACCATAGCCAGCGATGGTACACTGACATCCAGCGGCCACAGGTTGACATCGGACTATGTAAGAAGAGAAATCGAAATAGGCTGTGCAAAAAACGGAGCTGTGGCTCAAAACACCATAGTCTCCTGTGGCAGGCATTCGGCCCAGCCACACAATGTGGGTAAGGGTCCTTTGCTGGCCAACGAATTCATAGTTGTTGACATATTTCCAAGGGTCAGGGCCACCGGTTACCATGGCGATATGACCAGGACATTTATCAAAGGAACACCGTCCGATTCCCAGGTCAACCTATACAATGCTGTTAAAAAATCTCAGGCCAGCAGCGTCGAAATGGTAAAGGCCGGTGTGCTAGGTAGCGATATACATGCCAACAACCTGACCCTATTCTCCGAGCTTGGATTCAGCACGGATACCGCCACAGCAGAGGGATTTTTCCATGGCACCGGCCACGGTCTTGGCCTGGACATTCACGAATTCCCTGGTGTCGGAAATACAAAGACCGTCCTGCAAAATGGCATGGTCATAACCCTAGAACCGGGACTGTATTATAAAGATATAGGTGGCGTCAGGCTGGAAGATGTGGTAGTGGTCAGAGAAACCGGCTGCGAAATGCTGTCAAATTTTAACTATAATTGGGTGTTATAATGTCATTTTTCAAAAAAGATCCCAGACAAAACCTGATTTCTTCGATGAAATCCCTGCATGTGGTGGCTAAAAAGATATACAATTACCGTCGGGATTTGCTAGCAAATGACCAACTGGAGATACTGAGAACCATAATAACCAACCTGTCTCGCATCAGGAAAAAGAGCGACAAAGAGCTTGATAATATTCAGATAGAATATAAGTCTGGATTGCCATCACTTGTCAAAAATACATCCAAAAAAAAACAAGAAGATGACACAGAACATGATATCACCAATCCAAAACCCAGGTCGAACCCTACTTCTATCAAAGAAGCCATGCTATTAAAAAGAAAGAAAAGTAACGATGAACTCGATGATATCTATTTAAAATACCATGAAAAATTGCAGCTAATCGGTGGAGACATATTTCCCCAAGGCTTTCTGGCAGAAAATGCCGAGGTGATGATGTTCGCAGCTATCCTAGCTCTTGGAATCCGAACATTTTTTTTCCAACCATTTAAAATTCCAACGAATTCCATGTTCCCGACCTATGCCGGCATGACCTTCGAATTGGCAGATAAAAAGTTAAGCAAAATTGAGCGACTCAAGAGGTTTATTACCCTGGGGGCAGTTAGGTACTCGATGAAAGCCAAATCCTCCGGGACCATATATATTCCGTTGATGGAGAGGTCAAAAAACAAAGCTCGCAACGAATACAACGGGCTAGTCAATTACGATATAGTTGACACACGAAAATGGTTCGGCCTTCTGCCGACAAAAGTGCGCCAATACACTTTCATCGTAGGCGACAGTCCGACCTCTCTGACAGTTCCCCAGGATTTTTCCCTCGACGACGTTGTGCTAGAAGTGTTTTTTGGAAAAGGCGCTACGATTGATGATATCACATCCAGCGTTGGCAAAAGTGCCATCACCACGATCAATGGGCATGTGTATCTAAGCACAGGCAGTACAAAGCGAGCCGGCGAAGATGTGTTGTCCTTCGACATATTGACCGGTGATATGTTGATAGTCAACAAGTTCATATACAACTTTCGACTCCCAAAAGCCGGCGATCCGGTGATTTTTAAGACCGAAAAAATAAAAGATCTTGGCAGCAAATATTACATCAAGCGCCTGGTGGGCACGCCGGGTGATACGCTGAGCATCGATGGCACAACTCTTCTGCGAAACGGGATGGCGATATCAGGGTCTAGTGCCTTCAAAAACAATCAGTTAAAGCTAAACGGCTACCCGGGCTATGTCCCGAAAGGAAATCTGGCCAATGCCCGGGAAGTTATGATTCCACAGAAAAATTATTTTGTCCTGGGAGACAACTCTCCAAACAGCCTGGATAGCCGATTCTGGGGCTTTGTACCGAACAAAGAAATCGTCGGCCGGGCAACCTTCATAATGTATCCGTTCACACACCGCTGGGGACCGGCCAAATGACCAGGTGGTGTTGCCTATGTGCTTATGATGGAACAGGTTTTGATGGATGGCAAAGCCAACCAAATCAGAACACCATCCAGGATAGCATAGAGCGTAGGCTTTTCGATATTTTCAAAAAACCTGTCAGGGTGTTTGGCAGCGGCAGGACCGATGCCGGCGTCCATGCAAATAACCAAGTCTTTCATTTCGATGCGGATTGGAATCATTGTCCAAAAAAGTTACTGCAGGCCATGGGCTCTGGAATCCCCAGGAGCATTCAAATAAAATCCGTCCAGGAAACCAATAATGATTTCCATGCCCAATTCTCCGTCACAAAAAAAAGATATCTATATCATCTACGGGAAGGATTAGCTAACCCGTTCGAGTATAAATTCTTATGGGAATTAAAAAACAGAAAACCTGATATCCAAAAAATGAATGAGCTAGGGCAGGAATTGATTGGCACCCATGATTTTGCGGCTTTCAGTGCCAAAAGAGGAGACGGCACAGCCGAATGTACCGTGAGAACAATATATTCGCTATCATTCAGGCGCACAGATAATTACCTAACATTTTTTACCGAAGCCAATGGATATTTATACAAAATGGTCAGGACTCTGGTCGGAACAATGGTGGAAGTCGGGACTGGTGCACTGGCCAAAGATTATGTGCTGGAATGCTTTAGAACCAGACGACGGAAGGAAAAAATAGTAACTGCACCGCCCACCGGGTTATTTTTAGACAAAGTCTTTTATTAATAGCCTGGACCATTATACCGCGTGTTTTACTTGATTCCAGATAAAAAATTTATCCAATTACCGAAACCGCAAGCATATATGGAAGAAGGTTCATTGATAAAGGATTTGGCAATTGTCGTTGCTTCGGCCGGGACCCTGGGCATGTTATTTCATTTCCTACGGCTACCGTTACTACTTGGATACATAGTAAGTGGATTTATCATCGGGCCTCATTTTTTGCCCACACCGTTTGTTACGGATGAATATACTATACGCCAACTTAGCGAACTTGGAGTAATATTTTTGATGTTCTACGTTGGTATTGAATTCGATCTGGAAAAGCTAAAACGAGCCGTTGGTGCAGCACTTTTGGCCGTGTTATCGCAGACTATCTGCATGGTACTCATCGGGATACTGATAGCTCCGCTGTTCGGTTGGTCAGGACTAAATGGCATATTTCTCGGCGCTCTGCTGGCTATCACCTCAACCATGGTGACGATCCCTATGCTCAAGGAGCAGAACGCGATGAGTAAAAATTTTGCTCAGCTCACCCTGGGAATTCTCATATTGGAAGATATCGTTGCGATACTTTTACTGGTAATATTGTCTGGTATAGGCATAACCGGCTACCTCGAATGGGAGGCTGTGGGCCGGGTAACTTTTTTGGTCGGGGTTTTCGTGGTGATGGTTTTCGTGGTCGGTAAGATTTTCGCTTCGAAGCTCATAAAAGTTATGCGCCGGGTTACGGCACCGGAACTTTTTGTATTGGTAATAATAGGTTTTGCCCTGGGCCTTGGTGAACTGGCGAACAAATTCCACTTTTCCGTGGAACTGGGCGCCTTTTTAGCCGGATCGATACTGTCCCAATCGTCCATTTCAAAGAAAATCGAGCACATAATCGAACCATTTCGCGATATTTTTAGCTCGATATTTTTTGCCACCATAGGGATGATGATCGATCCGGGAGCCATAGTCTCGCATTTGCCGCAGATCCTGGTAATTTCGTTTATAGTTTTGTTCGCCAAGTCGATCGCCTGTTGGTTTGGACTGTTTGCGTCTGGTGAAAAGCCGGATGTAGCCTTCCAATCCGCCACCTACATATCTCAGATCGGAGAGTTTAGCTTCATCATTGCAGCGATGGGCCAAAAAACCAGAATGACGGATCCGGCGCTGGTATCCATGGCCGTTGGCGTATCGTTACTTACGATTATCGGTTCAACTATTATGATAAAACACCACAAAACACTCTATGCGTCTATTGCTAAAAGAACCCCAGAATTTTTGAAACATATCGGTGTTTTTTACCATAACCTATTGCATGTCATAAGCTTAGAGATCGAAAAAAATGCGCTCATAAAAATCCTACGCCGACCGATTTTACAAATAATATGGTACTTTTTTCTTCTCACAGGCTTGATGTTTTTGGCCTACTACGCATCCTATCTCATTGGAAATTATAAGCTTGGATTCTTAGAGCAGTATAAACAACAGGTTGTAGTCGCCATATGGATAGCAGCCGCCTTCGTGACCATGCCGGTTTTCATTGGTGCTGTCAAGAACATTAATTTGATCATAGCGTCCATCACCGACGAGGCCCTGGCGTCGTTGGAAACCAATCTAGCCAAGGGCAGCCGGACTGTTAACTTCATCCAATCGATCGTGTTAGCGATCTCACTACTCCTGTTCAGTGGCATATTTTTGTCCGTTGCTTCCAATTACCTTCCCACCGGGACTTCGCTAATCGTTTTTGTACTATTGTCCGGCGCGCTATGTATCTTCTTCTGGCGCAAACTGATGTCAGCCAATAATAGATTCGAAGTCATGTTCATGGACACATTTAATACCGAGGTACAGAACAAGGATGACGAGTTGCGGGAGAGTACTTTACAGAAAATTAAGGAAAAATATCCCTGGGACGTGCAGATCAGGAACTATAAGATCAAGAAAAACAGTCAGCTTGTCGGCGTTAGGATCATCGATTCCAAACTTAGAGAACAAACCGGCGCGACCATTGTGGCCGTAACACGCGGCGGCTATACATGTTACTCGCCAAACCCATACAGCACGATGTTTCCTGACGACAATGTGCTGCTGCTGGGCGAAAAACACCAAATCAACGACGCCATTGAGCTGTTAGAAAAGACACAAGATGATATGGAAGAACATGTTGTAAAACAGAAATTTGCCATAGAAACGGTTTGCATCGGTATCACTAGTAACATGATCGGCCAAAGCATCGGTGACACAGGTATTCGTGGAAAATTTGGCGTGAATATCGTTGGCATTCAACGTCGTAGCGAAAAAATAGTGACACCTTCGCGGAATATGGTTCTTGAAGAGAACGACATCCTGGTTCTGGCCGGCACCGATAGCGCAATCACAAAGGTCCTGGAGTATTTTCAAATAAGCACGTAACTCTTTTCATGAAAAGACTATACAATACATCTTCTCCGGCGAAACGTAGGTATTTCCCATATAGTTGATCAGTTTCATGGTTCTGGTCGAATTGATTTTGATAAAAAATAGTATCAGACTATCATCGAGGGGGTTAGGTGCCTTATAGGCGTCTCGTTCGCTGAAACTTATTATTACCCTATCATACTCTCTCCTAACCTCTTGCAGGTATTCAAAAGCCCGCTCATTAAAACTCGAACCACTTTTACTTAGAATGAGCACGTCGGACCTCTCGTCGATGGCCCCGATATGGCCGACAACCCCATCTATTTCTTTATAAACCAGGCGCTTGCCAAGAATCGTTATCGGCCTATCAGTGACAACTAGAACGTTGCCTCCCAATGACATAAAACTACTTGTCAGCCATGACAGTCCACCAGGCTGGCCGACCACATTGACAGCATCCAGGCCATGATTTTTTAGCTCACTGTCAATCCTAATTGCCAGGGCGGCCATGGCGGCCTCGATCTCCCGCTGATTGGCCATTCTTATGAATCCAAGCATATTGCCGCCGAACAACTTGTGTATATCTTCCCTGGTTCTAATCCTATCGTCAAAAATTTCTGCCACAACAATGTACAAAAGGCCAAACATCAGGCCAAGTAACAGAAAAACAGAAATTTCCAGCTTAAAATTTGGCCAAACAGGTCGGTCAGGAGGTAGGGCTCGATCAATAACTATGACGTTAGGCATCAAGAGGTTAAGTTGCGCAATCTGCTCATGCAACCGGCTATTAATTGTATTGTATAGGTTGAGGGCCACCGTCAGATCTCGCAGTAAAGAATTATATTCCACCGCGACTCTACTCAATTCGATTATCTCCGACTCTTTTTGCTTAAGTTTTTCAGAGAGAAGCTGATACTCTCTCTTGGCCTTTGTCTTTTTAGAGCCAATACCGTCGATCACAAAGGCCATGGCCGAATCGAGTTCCGATTGCAATTGCTTTAGCTTGCTATTTTCGCAAACTATAATTGGGTGGTTATCTCCGTATTTTTCAGCCAATGACGAGACTTCGGCCCGCTGCTTTGACAGGTTCGAAAGGACATTTTCGACATAGCTATTCGAACAGACAAAAGGCAGCGTCATCAACTGCTTCCCCTTTTTCCTGTACTCCTCAATCAGCAGGCAAGAATTCTTAAACAGGTCATATTCTAACCTCTTGTTTACCAAAGCATTATTTATCACAGCCAGTTGCTGATGCGCCACATCATCCTTCGAATCCAACGAAATCGCACCACAGGTTTCGCGATATTTAGACAGCCTACGTTCTTGATCTTCAATGACTTTTCGCTGGGCACTGATTTTATCGGTGAGATCGGTTATGGATTTTAGAATCACGTCTCGCTCGGTTTTGATCGAAAAATCACAGAAAAAATCTGCGAACTTGTTCGCCATCATTGCCGCCACCGTCGAGGAACAATGGCTGAATGAAATGTTAACAATGTAGCTCTTACGCAACAGGTTAACCTTCCTACGTTCCAATATAAACTCACCGACATCGGCCTCATCAATCCAGGTCCAGTTTTTGAAATATGGGGAAAGCAGATCTTTTCTATCCTGACAGTCCAGCGATCCCAGAATCGATAGAAGCAAGCTCTTGGCACTAAACATGTTAAGCTGAGTATTCACATCTTCAAAATCCTTAACTTCGTTTTTTGTCAGCTCTTTGTAACCTAAAGCATTGGGTGATTCATGCAAAATCTGAACTATGGCCATAGCTTCGTAAGTCTTTTTCTGGAAAGACATTACGATTACTCCGCCTATTAAAACCGTAAGAAAAATAATTAAAAAAATGCCCTTCCTTCGCGCCAACACGCCACGGCATTTTAAGATAAACCTAAAAATATCTGCCCTTACAGTGCCCGAATTTTTCTCATCCTGCCCCATCACATCCTAGGGCAGGATATAATAACCCTGCTGCGTAATACAACATTTTGTTGCGTTGTAACTTAAAAAACAGCTCTAATTTTTCGTAGATGGATCAGCTAGTCTACTACCGAACAAAACCCGCCACTGGGAAAGCTCCATCCAGGCATTTTGCCTCTTTATAGCATCTCTAATCTCTTCATCGCTATGGCTACCCAGCGGCCGGTAAGGAATCCCATGTAGTGTCCTGGTAGCTAAATCGCATATACCATCGCTAAATACCACGGCAGCATAACCATAACCTTCTTTTATCGAATTCCTATCCAGGATATTTTTGCCAAAGCTATGGTAGGTAAATCCACTGTCAGCACATAGTTCGACCATCGTCGGCGGGATGTCCACATGAGATCCAACCGGCACAAAATCAACAGCTAACTGATCTAAATAATTTTTCCCATATATAATTAGAGGCACGCAGCTGGATTCATAAAACGAATGTTCATTATATAAGTGCCTGCGCGAGAAGTGATCACCGGTTATCAAGAATAAACAGTTCTCAAATTTTTCATCGGCCTTTTTCACAAAATTAGCAATACAGTTGTTCGCATACCATATGTGCCGCAGCTGTTTTATCTTACTACTATCCGACGTCACGGCACTAATTGCTTTCACCGGAACTCCTTTGCTATCAACATCAATTTCATAGGGTGGATGGTTAGAGGTGTTCAAAATCAGGCTGAACGTGGGAACATCACTGGGAATCTTTTCCAGGACAAAATCAAATAATCCGTCATCGTCCACACCCCACTCTTTACCGGTCAACTCACCCATGACATCGCCGCCATATACATTCTTGAACCCATTGATGGGCACAAAGTTATTGATATTTTGCCAACTCATGTATCCACCGTAAAAAAAACTGGTCTCGTAGCCCAATCTGGAAAAAATCGAGCCAACCGAATAGGGAAACTCCTTCTGGCACTCAGGCATATGGTTGAAGTACAACCGGGCATAGGGAAAATTGCATATCTGGGACGATATGGCATTGATAGTCATGTCCGCCGCTGGCAAAAACGACCAGACAAAAAGCCCTTTTTCGGCCACATCCCGGAGATCATTTACCAAATCCAGATACCTGTATTTGTCCAAAAATGGCCAGCTATCCATGCTCTCGGCCACCAGAACAAACAGATGCTTTGGTTTTGGATTTAATTGAAAGCCAGAAGCTTGCCGCTCAAGTATAGCATCTATGTCATCGGTGTCAACCTCATCGCCAAACAAAAACCTGATCGATTCCCTCAGACGAACCTCGGACAAATTATCCTTTATTCGCTCCTCAAAAGACCTCCGATCATAATTTCGGAATAGCAAATAATAGAGAGCATAGGCCGGATTGATCACAAGTTTATTCAAAAAAGGATCGCCGGTTATCGCCACATCCAGCATCTGCAGTGGCCGACGCCCAAAGGTCCCTCTCAGCGCAAATAAAAATCCTAGAAGAAACACTCCAATGGCAACCCAATTGCACCAAGCATTTGCCCTTGAAAGTTTTTTGACCCAAACGCATTCCATCCTGTCCCATTTATTATAAAAATGGCAAAAAATTTTCGAGATAAGTATCGCAGCCAATAGCATTCTAATGATTGGATAATCGATCCATATGGTCTTGAGAATGGCGACCTTATCATCAAACAAAAAATTTAATACCCACCAATTGAATTGGTCTTTGTATTCCTTAAAATAGGCAAAATCCACCAGGCTCAGCGACACAGCAATCACTATCAATAGATAGCCATAGGCTCGGCGGCGAGCCGGCCAAAATTTTCCACAATCACTTCCGTACCAAAGAAATACCAACGGTGGGATGATAAAAACCGGCAAAGTCGCGACACTGACAACTTTCAGGTCAAACAGAAAACCATGCCTAAACAATATCCATAAACCTGAAAATGTTCTGTTATTCCATAAATATATGTGTGAAAAAAATAACCCTAGCCGAAGGTAGGTAAAAATTGAAGCCAAAACTATCAACAGCTTCAGAGATCTAGCTGTTTCCACCAATACATGGTTGGAAAAATCACTCCAGTTATACTTTGCACGTGGCATACTTTCAATCAACCTAATTTAATAGAATTGCTAGCAGCAGAGCGAAAGTCAACAGAATTATATGGCCTTCCTCTAACCACAGACGTCCATATTGCATTGACAATTTGCAATGTAAAGAGTTAAAATTCTTTTGCATCTGCGCAAATGCGCAAATAAATTAAATTGCCAATTGGTCGCAATATCCTAGCAGTATGCAGGATGACGACAGACAAAACTGTATCCATCTCCATCTGGCTTAAAGCGATAGCCGCCATCGACTCCAACAGGGTAATCGGAGCCAACGGTGGCATACCCTGGAAAATCAAAGAGGAATTTGGTGTTTTTAAGAAGATCACCACGGGCCATAGTCTGGTGATGGGTCGAAAAACCTATGAATCCATAGGTAAGCCGTTGCCAAACCGAATCAACCTGATCATGAGCCGCTCCATGCAACCCCAGGATGGCATAACCATTGTACGGGGACCCGAAGAACTCAGGCCACCCGCCGATGGTAAGTTACTCTGGGTCTGCGGCGGCGCCGAAATATACCGGATGCTTCTCCCGCGATGCTCCCAGCTGATCCTCTCCCATGTCCATGGAGATTTCCACGGGGACACATTTTTTCCAGAATTTTCGCATTTATTTAAGTACAATAGCGACATACATCTGGGTGACAAATTTGTGACAAAACTCTACGATAATGTGCATTGCTCCTGGCCAACGGAAAAATTTCTGCTTGACTAAAAATTCATATCCTAGTTGCCTGATTGGCGATGTTGGCAATAGTACAATCCGGAGCGATTCTTGGCATAGAAGCGCTTCCAATTAACATCGAGATAAATTCTGGCGAAGCCGGTGAGCCAAGATTTATACTGGTTGGATTGCCTGATACGGCGGTCAAAGAATCCCAGGGTCGAGTATATTCAGCCCTGGCAAATTCTGGTTTTTTTCCACCAAAAACACGGACCACAGCTAATTTATCACCAGGAAATATAAAGAAAGAAGGGCCACTCTACGACCTGCCGATTGCCCTGGGGATCATAGCAAGCACGAACCAGGCAATTTTTCATGGATTGGACAGATTTTTAATAGCCGGCGAGCTCAGTTTATCCGGCAAAGCGTTACCGGTCCGAGGCGCCA
This genomic window contains:
- the lepB gene encoding signal peptidase I codes for the protein MGVIMSFFKKDPRQNLISSMKSLHVVAKKIYNYRRDLLANDQLEILRTIITNLSRIRKKSDKELDNIQIEYKSGLPSLVKNTSKKKQEDDTEHDITNPKPRSNPTSIKEAMLLKRKKSNDELDDIYLKYHEKLQLIGGDIFPQGFLAENAEVMMFAAILALGIRTFFFQPFKIPTNSMFPTYAGMTFELADKKLSKIERLKRFITLGAVRYSMKAKSSGTIYIPLMERSKNKARNEYNGLVNYDIVDTRKWFGLLPTKVRQYTFIVGDSPTSLTVPQDFSLDDVVLEVFFGKGATIDDITSSVGKSAITTINGHVYLSTGSTKRAGEDVLSFDILTGDMLIVNKFIYNFRLPKAGDPVIFKTEKIKDLGSKYYIKRLVGTPGDTLSIDGTTLLRNGMAISGSSAFKNNQLKLNGYPGYVPKGNLANAREVMIPQKNYFVLGDNSPNSLDSRFWGFVPNKEIVGRATFIMYPFTHRWGPAK
- a CDS encoding cation:proton antiporter is translated as MEEGSLIKDLAIVVASAGTLGMLFHFLRLPLLLGYIVSGFIIGPHFLPTPFVTDEYTIRQLSELGVIFLMFYVGIEFDLEKLKRAVGAALLAVLSQTICMVLIGILIAPLFGWSGLNGIFLGALLAITSTMVTIPMLKEQNAMSKNFAQLTLGILILEDIVAILLLVILSGIGITGYLEWEAVGRVTFLVGVFVVMVFVVGKIFASKLIKVMRRVTAPELFVLVIIGFALGLGELANKFHFSVELGAFLAGSILSQSSISKKIEHIIEPFRDIFSSIFFATIGMMIDPGAIVSHLPQILVISFIVLFAKSIACWFGLFASGEKPDVAFQSATYISQIGEFSFIIAAMGQKTRMTDPALVSMAVGVSLLTIIGSTIMIKHHKTLYASIAKRTPEFLKHIGVFYHNLLHVISLEIEKNALIKILRRPILQIIWYFFLLTGLMFLAYYASYLIGNYKLGFLEQYKQQVVVAIWIAAAFVTMPVFIGAVKNINLIIASITDEALASLETNLAKGSRTVNFIQSIVLAISLLLFSGIFLSVASNYLPTGTSLIVFVLLSGALCIFFWRKLMSANNRFEVMFMDTFNTEVQNKDDELRESTLQKIKEKYPWDVQIRNYKIKKNSQLVGVRIIDSKLREQTGATIVAVTRGGYTCYSPNPYSTMFPDDNVLLLGEKHQINDAIELLEKTQDDMEEHVVKQKFAIETVCIGITSNMIGQSIGDTGIRGKFGVNIVGIQRRSEKIVTPSRNMVLEENDILVLAGTDSAITKVLEYFQIST
- a CDS encoding dihydrofolate reductase; translation: MTTDKTVSISIWLKAIAAIDSNRVIGANGGIPWKIKEEFGVFKKITTGHSLVMGRKTYESIGKPLPNRINLIMSRSMQPQDGITIVRGPEELRPPADGKLLWVCGGAEIYRMLLPRCSQLILSHVHGDFHGDTFFPEFSHLFKYNSDIHLGDKFVTKLYDNVHCSWPTEKFLLD
- a CDS encoding sulfatase-like hydrolase/transferase; the protein is MPRAKYNWSDFSNHVLVETARSLKLLIVLASIFTYLRLGLFFSHIYLWNNRTFSGLWILFRHGFLFDLKVVSVATLPVFIIPPLVFLWYGSDCGKFWPARRRAYGYLLIVIAVSLSLVDFAYFKEYKDQFNWWVLNFLFDDKVAILKTIWIDYPIIRMLLAAILISKIFCHFYNKWDRMECVWVKKLSRANAWCNWVAIGVFLLGFLFALRGTFGRRPLQMLDVAITGDPFLNKLVINPAYALYYLLFRNYDRRSFEERIKDNLSEVRLRESIRFLFGDEVDTDDIDAILERQASGFQLNPKPKHLFVLVAESMDSWPFLDKYRYLDLVNDLRDVAEKGLFVWSFLPAADMTINAISSQICNFPYARLYFNHMPECQKEFPYSVGSIFSRLGYETSFFYGGYMSWQNINNFVPINGFKNVYGGDVMGELTGKEWGVDDDGLFDFVLEKIPSDVPTFSLILNTSNHPPYEIDVDSKGVPVKAISAVTSDSSKIKQLRHIWYANNCIANFVKKADEKFENCLFLITGDHFSRRHLYNEHSFYESSCVPLIIYGKNYLDQLAVDFVPVGSHVDIPPTMVELCADSGFTYHSFGKNILDRNSIKEGYGYAAVVFSDGICDLATRTLHGIPYRPLGSHSDEEIRDAIKRQNAWMELSQWRVLFGSRLADPSTKN
- a CDS encoding Xaa-Pro peptidase family protein; the encoded protein is MSPGAKLQFADSQNSSNMLYWSKIGVPDPFIAFEIEGKRTAVVNPLELENMRQNSSFDEIINIDDILGLGKNCDPAKVIKTIGVRYDVSSWSVPYNFPVGLWKKLEAEGVNLSICTRECFIEERTIKSSAEIDYIKEACEITAEGLALAQSIIADSTIASDGTLTSSGHRLTSDYVRREIEIGCAKNGAVAQNTIVSCGRHSAQPHNVGKGPLLANEFIVVDIFPRVRATGYHGDMTRTFIKGTPSDSQVNLYNAVKKSQASSVEMVKAGVLGSDIHANNLTLFSELGFSTDTATAEGFFHGTGHGLGLDIHEFPGVGNTKTVLQNGMVITLEPGLYYKDIGGVRLEDVVVVRETGCEMLSNFNYNWVL
- the truA gene encoding tRNA pseudouridine(38-40) synthase TruA, producing MTRWCCLCAYDGTGFDGWQSQPNQNTIQDSIERRLFDIFKKPVRVFGSGRTDAGVHANNQVFHFDADWNHCPKKLLQAMGSGIPRSIQIKSVQETNNDFHAQFSVTKKRYLYHLREGLANPFEYKFLWELKNRKPDIQKMNELGQELIGTHDFAAFSAKRGDGTAECTVRTIYSLSFRRTDNYLTFFTEANGYLYKMVRTLVGTMVEVGTGALAKDYVLECFRTRRRKEKIVTAPPTGLFLDKVFY